Proteins from a single region of Cryptococcus neoformans var. neoformans JEC21 chromosome 6 sequence:
- a CDS encoding carboxypeptidase C, putative → MRLSTLALMATPALALPNYLRLSNGPSELASDLATHAISSAQAWLQGAVSSTRSSVQNGWKGVQDGLDQGLKVETVDEAGIEYLALSHPAFPLHRLRVVEPKLCDPSVKQLSGYLDISETRHLFFWFQESRENPDEDPLVLWLNGGPGCSSTTGLLFELGGCNIRDKGENTTFNEHSWNSVANVLYLDQPIGVGYSYADEGEVNNSPAAAEDVYAFLVLFISKFREYSKLDFHVAGESYAGTYIPNIASVVHKNNIALDLVPTPSVPKINLKSVMIGNGLTDPYAQFGSVPDWACNSPYAPYDDPSPECDSLRTRANRCQGLISGCYKTNSRFTCVPAALYCWSMFNELQDLGRNMYDVRKTCDKSPEKDGPLCYREMGWMETYLNKPEVKKELGAPERVTFQSCNMQINQNFLLHGDGMHYAGGLLPDLVEDDIRVLIYAGQADMLVNYIGCASVLDNLQTSYLASYLAAPFVNFTSPDGEVSGYTKSASKDGKGSGNVAFVAFHNAGHMVPHDDPEGALRMVGRWLKNEPLAVAEDE, encoded by the exons ATGCGTCTCTCCACCTTGGCTCTCATGGCCACACCGGCGTTGGCATTGCCCAACTACCTCCGTCTCAGCAACGGTCCTTCCGAGCTTGCGAGTGACCTTGCCACCCATGCTATTTCATCTGCTCAGGCATGGCTTCAGGGCGCCGTCTCCAGCACCAGGAGCAGCGTTCAGAACGGATGGAAGGGCGTTCAGGATGGATTGGACCAAGGACTCAAAGTGGAGACCGTTGATGAGGCTGGCATCGAGT ACCTTGCCCTCTCTCACCCTGCCTTCCCCCTTCACCGCTTGCGTGTCGTCGAGCCCAAACTCTGTGACCCCTCTGTCAAGCAGCTCTCAGGCTACCTTGATATCTCCGAGACTCgtcatcttttcttctggTTCCAAGAGTCTCGTGAGAACCCTGATGAGGACCCGCTCGTTCTTTGGCTTAATGGTGGCCCCGGAtgttcttccaccactgGTCTTCTCTTTGAGCTGGGCGGATGCAACATTAGGGACAAAGGAGAGAACACCACCTTTAACGAGCACTCTTGGAATTCTGTCGCTAACGTCTTGTACTTGGACC AGCCTATCGGCGTAGGCTATTCTTACGCCGACGAGGGCGAAGTGAACAACTCTCCAGCTGCTGCCGAAGATGTCTATGCTTTCCTCGTTTTGTTTATCTCCAAG TTCCGAGAGTACAGCAAACTTGATTTCCATGTTGCGGGTGAATCCTATGCCGGTACTTACATTCCCAACATTGCCAGC GTCGTCCACAAGAACAACATCGCTCTTGACCTGGTCCCTACTCCTTCCGTCCCCAAGATCAACCTCAAGTCGGTCATGATTGGTAACGGTCTTACCGACCCATATGCCCAATTCGGCTCTGTCCCTGA CTGGGCATGCAACTCTCCTTACGCTCCTTACGACGATCCCTCTCCCGAATGCGATTCTCTTCGTACGCGCGCTAACCGCTGCCAAGGTTTGATCAGCGGATGTTACAAGACAAACTCGAGATTCACCTGTGTTCCCGCGGCTCTCTACTGCTGGTCCATGTTCAACGAATTACAAGATCTC GGTCGTAACATGTACGATGTCCGGAAGACCTGTGACAAGTCTCccgagaaggatggacCTCTGTGCTACCGCGAAATGGGCTGGATGGAGACTTACTTGAACAAACccgaggtgaagaaggagttggGTGCTCCCGAGAGAGTCACTTTCCAGAGCTGCAACATGCAGATCAACCAAAACTT CTTGTTGCACGGTGATGGGATGCACTATGCTGGTGGCCTTCTTCCCGAccttgttgaggatgataTCCGAGTTTTGATCTATGCTGGTCAAGCCGACATGC TCGTCAACTACATCGGATGTGCTTCCGTTCTTGACAACCTTCAGACGAGCTACCTCGCTTCCTACCTTGCTGCGCCCTTCGTCAACTTCACCAGCCCCGATGGTGAGGTGTCCGGATACACCAAATCTGCCAGCAAGGACGGCAAGGGCTCGGGCAACGTCGCGTTTGTGGCTTTCCACAATGCGGGACACATGGTACCTCATGACGATCCCGAAGGAGCGTTAAGAATGGTGGGCCGATGGTTGAAGAACGAACCTTTGGCTGTTGCTGAAGACGAGTAG
- a CDS encoding malate dehydrogenase, putative — MYPGSSTSALTRAAIARIALRRSTVACRRSVTSRTISADDKNLIPIRTNLRGSALLNTPRLNKGAGFTREERQIFGLEGFLPYDVHSLEKQCLRAYNQLCKQPSVILKHAFLASLRDQNQVLFYRLMQDRLKELLGVLYTPGAAEAVAGYSSLFRRPVGCYISFPNQDGMRAQLEGHLTDVNRTADVAYDSNKPDDAIDLVVVTDAEAILGIGDQGVGGITISTSKAALYTLGAGINPNRILPVVLDCGTDNHALFSDPLYMGWKRTRIRGKNYDQFIDRFITNCRELFPNAIIHFEDFGMANAYRLMEKYKNIPMFNDDIQGTGAVALAALLSAIKVAGSRLSDQRIVIYGAGSAGMGIADQIKDGLMILEGLNKDEAARRFWCVDRNGLLVESMGNGLRHSQMPYARPDAEVEHWNKEDEDRNGIWLMDVIKNVKPTVLIGTSTHSRAFSEELVREMGKHVERPIIFPMSNPTALCEVDPADALAWTENRALVATGSPFPPVQLGNGQEYIVAQTNNALIYPALGLGAILARSKTISNSMLMAGVNSLASLSPALSNSEASLLPDLADVRKVSVDVAAAVVRQAVEDGNAYDENTIKYVKGKGDVSLEEYIRSRMWDAVYRPLELVD; from the exons ATGTATCCAGGCAG CTCTACATCTGCTCTCACTCGCGCGGCTATTGCCCGTATTGCTCTTCGCCGATCGACTGTCGCTTGCAGGAGGAGTGTTACCAGCCGTACTATCAGTGCTGATGATAAGAACTTAATCCCTATACG GACAAATCTTCGAG GTTCTGCCTTGCTCAACACTCCTCGT CTCAACAAG GGTGCTGGTTTTACGCGAGAAGAACGACAAATCTTTGGCCTTGAAGGTTTTTTGCCTTACGATGTCCACTCTTTGGAGAAGCAATGTCTGAGAGCTTACAACCAGCTCTGCAAA CAACCCTCCGTCATCCTCAAGCATGCTTTTCTCGCTTCCCTTCGTGACCAAAATCAGGTCCTCTTCTATAGGCTTATGCAAGATCGTCTTAAGGAGCTTTTAGGTGTCCTTTACACTCCTG GTGCTGCCGAGGCCGTTGCTGGTTACTCCTCCCTTTTCAGAAGGCCTGTTGGTTGCTATATT TCTTTCCCTAATCAAGATGGCATGCGAGCTCAGCTCGAGGGCCACCTTACCGATGTTAATCGTACTGCCGACGTCGCCTACGACTCAAACAAGCCGGACGACGCTATCGACTTGGTCGTCGTAACCGACGCCGAGGCTATTCTCGGTATCGGAGATCAAGGTGTCGGTGGTATTACCATCTCAACCTCCAAGGCCGCGCTTTACACTCTCGGCGCCGGCATCAACCCTAACCGTATCCTCCCCGTCGTCCTCGATTGTGGTACCGACAATCATGCTCTCTTTTCCGATCCCCTGTACATGGGCTGGAAGCGAACCCGAATAAGGGGAAAGAACTACGACCAGTTCATCGACCGTTTTATTACCAACTGCCGAGAGCTTTTCCCTAATGCTATCATCCACTTTGAGGACTTTGGTATGGCGAACGCTTACAGgttgatggagaagtaCAAAAACATCCCCATGTTCAACGATGACATTCAAGGTACCGGTGCTGTTGCCCTTGCTGCTTTGCTTTC CGCCATCAAAGTTGCCGGTAGCCGACTCTCTGACCAACGTATCGTCATCTACGGTGCCGGTTCCGCCGGTATGGGTATTGCCGACCAGATCAAGGATGGTCTCATGATCCTCGAGGGTCTCAATAAGGACGAGGCTGCTCGTCGATTCTGGTGTGTTGACCGAAATGGTTTGTTGGTTGAGAGCATGGGCAACGGTTTGAGACACTCTCAGATGCCTTACGCCAGGCCTGATGCCGAGGTAGAACACTGGAAcaaagaggatgaggacagGAACGGTATTTGGTTGATGGACGTTATTAAGAACGTGAAGCCCACCGTGTTAATCGGTACTTCTACCCACTCTAGGGCGTTCTCTGAGGAGCTTGTGCGAGAGATG GGCAAGCACGTCGAAAGAcccatcatctttcctATGTCTAACCCTACCGCTTTATGCGAGGTTGACCCTG CCGATGCTCTCGCTTGGACTGAGAACCGTGCTCTCGTCGCCACTGgctctcccttccccccTGTTCAGCTCGGCAACGGCCAAGAAT ACATTGTTGCCCAAACCAATAACGCTCTTATCTACCCCGCCCTCGGTCTCGGTGCCATTCTCGCGCGATCCAAGACCATCTCAAATTCTATGCTCATGGCCGGTGTGAACTCTCTCGCCTCCCTTTCTCCGgccctctccaactctgaggcttcccttcttcccgaCTTGGCTGATGTCCGAAAGGTCTCCGTTGACGTGGCTGCTGCCGTTGTCAGGCAGGCtgttgaggatggaaaTGCGTATGACGAAAATACTATCAAGTACGTGAAGGGTAAGGGTGATGTGTCTTTGGAAGAGTATATTAGGAGCAGAATGTGGGATGCCGTCTACCGACCCCTCGAGTTGGTCGATTAA